The following coding sequences are from one Manis pentadactyla isolate mManPen7 chromosome 13, mManPen7.hap1, whole genome shotgun sequence window:
- the FXYD2 gene encoding sodium/potassium-transporting ATPase subunit gamma isoform X2 encodes MDRWYLGGSAKGNVDPFHYDYDTVRNGGLIFAALAFIVGLIIILSKRLRCGAKKPRQVLEDEL; translated from the exons ATGGACAGGTGGTACCTGG GGGGCAGCGCCAAGGGGAACGTGGACCCATTCCACTATG ACTACGACACTGTCCGCAACGGGGGCCTGATCTTCGCTGCCCTGGCCTTCATCGTGGGACTCATCATCATCCTCA GTAAAAGACTCCGCTGTGGGGCCAAGAAACCCCG GCAAGTCCTTGAAGATGAGCTGTAA
- the FXYD2 gene encoding sodium/potassium-transporting ATPase subunit gamma isoform X1 — MPQREPLRPHQGFSCDQGKYYPALLMFNAPTSPRLPHSQALSPRHRLQGGGESPVCWEMSGLSTDTGGSAKGNVDPFHYDYDTVRNGGLIFAALAFIVGLIIILSKRLRCGAKKPRQVLEDEL, encoded by the exons ATGCCTCAGCGGGAGCCCCTCCGTCCACACCAGGGCTTTTCTTGTGACCAGGGTAAATATTACCCGGCACTGTTAATGTTTAATGCCCCCACCTCACCCCGGCTGCCCCACAGCCAGGCACTCTCCCCAAGGCATAGGCTGCAGGGTGGCGGGGAGAGCCCAGTCTGCTGGGAAATGTCAGGGCTGTCGACGGACAccg GGGGCAGCGCCAAGGGGAACGTGGACCCATTCCACTATG ACTACGACACTGTCCGCAACGGGGGCCTGATCTTCGCTGCCCTGGCCTTCATCGTGGGACTCATCATCATCCTCA GTAAAAGACTCCGCTGTGGGGCCAAGAAACCCCG GCAAGTCCTTGAAGATGAGCTGTAA
- the FXYD6 gene encoding FXYD domain-containing ion transport regulator 6 isoform X1, which produces MEVLLIFLCSLLAPVVLASAAEEKEKDPFHYDYQTLRIGGLVFAVVLFSVGILLILSRRCKCGFTPKPRAPGDEEAQVENLITANAAEPQKAEN; this is translated from the exons ATGGAGGTGCTGCTGATCTTTCTGTGCAGCCTGCTGGCCCCCGTGGTCCTGGCCAGTG CagctgaggagaaagaaaaggacccCTTCCATTATG ACTACCAGACCTTGAGGATCGGGGGACTGGTGTTCGCTGTGGTCCTGTTCTCCGTGGGGATCCTCCTTATCCTCA GTCGCAGGTGCAAGTGTGGTTTCACTCCAAAGCCCCG GGCTCCAGGGGACGAGGAGGCCCAGGTGGAGAACCTCATCACTGCCAATG CAGCGGAGCCCCAGAAAGCAGAGAACTGA
- the FXYD6 gene encoding FXYD domain-containing ion transport regulator 6 isoform X2, translating into MEVLLIFLCSLLAPVVLASAEEKEKDPFHYDYQTLRIGGLVFAVVLFSVGILLILSRRCKCGFTPKPRAPGDEEAQVENLITANAAEPQKAEN; encoded by the exons ATGGAGGTGCTGCTGATCTTTCTGTGCAGCCTGCTGGCCCCCGTGGTCCTGGCCAGTG ctgaggagaaagaaaaggacccCTTCCATTATG ACTACCAGACCTTGAGGATCGGGGGACTGGTGTTCGCTGTGGTCCTGTTCTCCGTGGGGATCCTCCTTATCCTCA GTCGCAGGTGCAAGTGTGGTTTCACTCCAAAGCCCCG GGCTCCAGGGGACGAGGAGGCCCAGGTGGAGAACCTCATCACTGCCAATG CAGCGGAGCCCCAGAAAGCAGAGAACTGA
- the FXYD6 gene encoding FXYD domain-containing ion transport regulator 6 isoform X3: MEVLLIFLCSLLAPVVLASAAEEKEKDPFHYDYQTLRIGGLVFAVVLFSVGILLILSRRCKCGFTPKPRAPGDEEAQVENLITANAEPQKAEN, from the exons ATGGAGGTGCTGCTGATCTTTCTGTGCAGCCTGCTGGCCCCCGTGGTCCTGGCCAGTG CagctgaggagaaagaaaaggacccCTTCCATTATG ACTACCAGACCTTGAGGATCGGGGGACTGGTGTTCGCTGTGGTCCTGTTCTCCGTGGGGATCCTCCTTATCCTCA GTCGCAGGTGCAAGTGTGGTTTCACTCCAAAGCCCCG GGCTCCAGGGGACGAGGAGGCCCAGGTGGAGAACCTCATCACTGCCAATG CGGAGCCCCAGAAAGCAGAGAACTGA